Genomic segment of Leptospira perdikensis:
CCACTCTACTCAAAGAAATCAAACGATTGATGGGTAATTAAAAAAATACCACCGCATTTCATTACGATGGTATTTGCCAGGAGCAATCAGATTGTCTAATGGAAATCATACGCTATTCGGCCAATCAAAGAGCAGGAAAGATTGGTGAACAAAATCTAATTCTACTAAATCACGAACGATTTGTCTATCTACCAAATGGTATAAAAAACTAGTTCAATGCAAAAACCGGATAGAAACGAACGGTAAAGGTAGGTGATTCTTTTTTGGGCTCGTCACTTTCTTTGAGGGCCCTTCAATACTTTCGAGTTAAAAAACCCAATTCATAAAGAATACGAGGGCAAAATAAACACCAAACCACAGAACTAGTCTTAGTTTCATCAAAAGAGCAGTGATCCAATCAATATACTCTAGTCGGGTTTGAATGTGTTTTGGTAGGTTGATGCTATTACGATATCCGATTCCCTAAACTTTGTCTATTTACCAGATGGTATAAAATGAAAGGTTCGTTTCTCTTCAAAAGATTCCGAACTGGCGCGCTTTTTTTAACATTTGCACCCTTGTATTCACTTGGAGTTTTTTATAGATTGTTTTGATTTGTTGGCGTACTGTCCCAACAGTAGTTCCAAATAAAGAAGCAATTTGATTTGGATTGTCCCCCTCAACAATCAGTTCCAAAATTTGTCGTTCTCTCGGCGTTAAAACTTCCACCCCAACACCCAAAGGATCAATCAGAGTTTGTGGTTTACGAAAACTTAACAATACTTTGGCGGCGATGGATGGAGAAATCACACTCCCCCCATCGAGTAAGGTTTGGATGGTATCATGTAAAGAATCAAGTTCGGACTTCCAAATATATCCAGAAGCACCATTTCTTAGGGCGGAGAAAATTGCATCGTCTGTTTGTAACGATGAAATCACAAGGCTCTTTCTCGATTCGACGGTATGATAAGTTTTGAGTACATCGATTCCGCTCATTCCAGGAAGGCCTATATCTAAAATCAGAAGATCCCATTCCTTAGGTTCCTCTTCTGCCCAAAATGTTTCTGCGGAATTCCAAGTGGTTAATTGTAAGTTTGGATTCTGATTCAAAACTCCACACAGAGACTGCAAAAAATCTAAATTATCTTCGATGATTCCAATTGAGATGGATTTCATATTTCAAAAAGTCCCACAGGAAG
This window contains:
- a CDS encoding response regulator transcription factor is translated as MKSISIGIIEDNLDFLQSLCGVLNQNPNLQLTTWNSAETFWAEEEPKEWDLLILDIGLPGMSGIDVLKTYHTVESRKSLVISSLQTDDAIFSALRNGASGYIWKSELDSLHDTIQTLLDGGSVISPSIAAKVLLSFRKPQTLIDPLGVGVEVLTPRERQILELIVEGDNPNQIASLFGTTVGTVRQQIKTIYKKLQVNTRVQMLKKARQFGIF